One window from the genome of Eucalyptus grandis isolate ANBG69807.140 chromosome 7, ASM1654582v1, whole genome shotgun sequence encodes:
- the LOC120295680 gene encoding structural maintenance of chromosomes flexible hinge domain-containing protein GMI1-like: MSWCMVNVHFSITRTPAQIEHSDETSCKNYEKEVTVLASAEVGRWQLLGYDKNEHLRVRVGSCFPPLDVACYDRYGNLIPFPSTPKVNLQFKMGKGTLIGVKKTKAGLSSDKRTLRINDILIESGDLDIIRPNYEGTMLLCLPDESLSISIPCKVIPGHVRRVLAHPSMQSIQMLPGCIVQELKLEMFDAYGNHALRGSGVLLKVEGFSIKDQMGKKHKADHDGFVHLGGMLKVTAGFNRNGEYGLSLIYMSLGLIRF; the protein is encoded by the exons ATGTCATGGTGTATG GTTAATG TCCATTTTTCGATCACGAGGACACCTGCGCAAATAGAACACTCG GATGAGACAAGCTGTAAAAACTATGAAAAAGAAGTGACAGTTCTTGCATCTGCTGAGGTTGGAAGGTGGCAACTTTTGGGCTATGATAAGAATGAGCATCTTAGAGTCAG GGTTGGATCATGCTTTCCTCCTTTAGATGTTGCATGTTATGACAGATATGGGAACCTCATTCCATTCCCATCAACTCCAAAAGTCAATTTGCAATTCAAGATGGGCAAAGGCACGTTGATTGGTGTAAAGAAAACGAAGGCAGGCCTTTCGTCTGACAAAAGGACTCTAAGAATTAAC GATATACTAATAGAAAGTGGGGATTTAGACATCATCCGGCCAAACTATGAGGGCACAATGCTTTTATGTCTGCCAGATGAATCTTTGTCCATTTCTATTCCATGTAAAG TTATTCCTGGACATGTGCGGCGAGTGTTGGCACATCCATCCATGCAAAGTATCCAAATGCTTCCTGGGTGCATAGTACAAGAACTCAAATTGGAG ATGTTTGATGCTTATGGAAATCATGCTTTGAGGGGCTCTGGAGTTCTTTTGAAggttgagggattttccattaAAGATCAGATGGGTAAAAAGCACAAG GCGGATcatgatggatttgttcatctTGGTGGCATGTTGAAAGTTACTGCAGGTTTCAATCGAAATG GTGAATATGGGCTGAGTTTGATCTACATGAGTTTGGGCTTAATTCGATTTTGA